The Prunus dulcis chromosome 3, ALMONDv2, whole genome shotgun sequence genome segment aattttatcacgaaacataatcgtaccaccaaatataattatgcttttcttgaacacatcaccaaatatttgcatatttatttataccatcttttaaaaaaatatttttttgatacttattattttttaaaacgtattacgatctaattatgtaataacctcaaaaataatacttggttttattatttttgtggaaaaccttataagttgtgtgactttattgggtgttttatgaattttgtttgatgtgaaaatattggaattaagtgagtttaatatcaaatttagactaaaatgcccttctgaataagtttatgattttttttaatgaagtagggCCCGTTTAGGCCCGGCCCAGCCCAATGGGCATTCTCAAGCCTGGCTCATGGGTCGGGcttgggttttgaattttctaaaaaaacccggtccaatattttctttatccTTTTTAAAGCCCCGACCCGACATGGCCCAAACCCATTAAATTTGAACTGAACTAACCCAGGCCGGCCCATTAACGAGCCCTACCCCCTAATCACACCGAACTGATTTGATCCTTACCCTATACCTAAGCAAAAGTATATGAAGTCCATTAAGCATTTTGTatacttcttttttatttttgtttttaataaaagaaggaattcaattgaattttttatattattatttatggttttccttcttttctctatttttttccgAAATTTTatgccttttcttttagtttgaAACCCGTCCATGATTTTCGTTTTTGTATAGTGTCCCATACGTCGTCGTTTCATTTCCAACTCCTCTTTATAAAGGAACCTAGAAAACCCTAAGCCAAACCTCACTCTCTTATTTGCCGTCACAGGGAGAGCAAACCCTAGGAGAGCGAAGATGAAGTACAATCCAAGAGTGACCAGCTCTCGCCGCAAGAACCGAAAGGCTCATTTCACGGCGCCGTCGAGCGTCCGCCGTGTGTTGATGAGCTCTCCTATCTCGTCAGACCTCCGGTCCAAGTACAATGTCCGGTCCATGCCGGTTCGCAAGGATGACGAGGTTCAGGTGGTGCGTGGGACCTACAAGGGTCGCGAGGGCAAGGTGGTCCAGGTTTATAGGCGCAAATGGGTCATCCACATAGAGCGCATCACCAGGGAGAAGGTCAATGGGTCGACGGTGAACGTGGGCATCAACCCATCCAAGGTGGTGATCACCAAGCTCAGGCTGGACA includes the following:
- the LOC117623567 gene encoding 60S ribosomal protein L26-1; amino-acid sequence: MKYNPRVTSSRRKNRKAHFTAPSSVRRVLMSSPISSDLRSKYNVRSMPVRKDDEVQVVRGTYKGREGKVVQVYRRKWVIHIERITREKVNGSTVNVGINPSKVVITKLRLDKDRKALLDRKAKGRAAADKDKGTKFTAEDIMQNVD